Proteins encoded in a region of the Shewanella polaris genome:
- a CDS encoding TetR/AcrR family transcriptional regulator, producing the protein MIQNKAGRPRAFDRSEALLSAMHVFWKQGYDAASIKDLTQAMGINSPSLYSVFGDKRKLYLEAINCYATIDACAPLVAFETEPDINQAVRSFMIAVIDYSTANGSGAKGCFLSSSVATSAGEVEGAQELLQRAVLDTDARLSRRFELEKASGVLPANFPSLARAKLMFDIRQGYVFRARAGFKSESMKQDVEYRVHMILANP; encoded by the coding sequence ATGATTCAAAATAAGGCTGGTAGGCCACGCGCTTTTGATCGTAGCGAAGCGCTTTTGTCCGCGATGCATGTTTTCTGGAAACAAGGATATGATGCCGCCTCCATTAAAGATTTAACCCAAGCAATGGGTATTAACAGCCCTAGCCTTTACTCGGTTTTTGGTGACAAACGTAAACTCTATTTAGAAGCTATAAACTGCTACGCCACAATTGATGCATGCGCACCATTAGTAGCCTTTGAAACAGAACCCGATATTAACCAAGCTGTCCGCTCGTTCATGATTGCAGTGATTGATTACAGTACTGCAAATGGTAGCGGCGCAAAAGGCTGCTTTCTCAGTTCCAGCGTTGCTACAAGTGCTGGCGAGGTCGAGGGAGCACAAGAACTATTACAAAGGGCAGTATTAGATACCGATGCGCGATTATCGCGACGCTTTGAGCTAGAAAAAGCAAGTGGTGTTTTACCTGCCAATTTTCCATCATTAGCACGTGCAAAGCTTATGTTTGATATTCGACAGGGCTATGTATTTCGTGCCCGCGCGGGATTCAAATCAGAAAGTATGAAACAAGATGTCGAGTATAGAGTGCACATGATATTAGCAAACCCTTGA
- a CDS encoding NAD-dependent succinate-semialdehyde dehydrogenase, whose product MTYKSINPNNGTILKTFDEISDAQLDIKLASAHACYQTWKNTSYKQRAAIMAKAAELLHAHTDDFAKLATLEMGKRIDEARGEVNFSGKILSYYADHAEAFLAPEKLDPEHGEAHMESSPIGVIFCVEPWNFPFYQLARVAGPQLMAGNVLVVKHASNVPQCAIAFEQLLIDAGAPEGLYTNLMVSHQQSNQIIDDPRVKGVALTGGFAAGRSVAARAGQNLKPSSMELGGSDAFIVLDDADLDNTIPWAVWGRMYNQGQTCCAAKRFIVLDSIADKFIEKFQTALELQQPGDPMDETTTKGPMSQEAALVNILKQVDDAVAHGAKVLMGGKRIDCPGSFMQTTILTNIEPGNPAYRTEFFGPVALIFRVKDEAAAIALANDSDFGLGGSVFTEDAARGKRVASQIDTGMMFINNIDWTDAALPFGGVKDSGYGRELGEMGIQQFVNKKLVRTISMAAPV is encoded by the coding sequence ATGACCTACAAAAGCATTAATCCCAACAACGGAACAATCTTGAAGACCTTTGATGAAATCAGTGATGCACAGCTTGACATCAAGCTTGCCTCTGCGCATGCCTGTTACCAGACATGGAAAAACACCAGCTATAAGCAACGCGCTGCTATTATGGCCAAGGCTGCGGAACTTCTGCATGCGCATACTGATGACTTTGCTAAGCTGGCGACACTGGAGATGGGGAAGCGAATTGATGAAGCCCGTGGCGAAGTAAATTTCAGTGGCAAAATCCTCAGCTATTATGCAGACCACGCGGAAGCGTTTTTAGCACCAGAGAAACTTGACCCGGAACACGGCGAAGCCCATATGGAAAGCAGCCCGATAGGCGTGATTTTTTGCGTCGAGCCGTGGAACTTTCCCTTCTATCAACTTGCTCGTGTCGCAGGCCCGCAACTGATGGCGGGCAATGTTTTAGTGGTGAAACATGCCAGCAATGTGCCCCAATGTGCTATCGCCTTTGAACAGTTGCTGATTGATGCGGGCGCACCTGAGGGGTTGTACACAAATCTTATGGTTTCGCACCAACAGTCTAACCAGATTATCGACGACCCGCGCGTCAAGGGCGTGGCACTGACAGGTGGTTTTGCCGCTGGCAGAAGCGTTGCCGCCCGAGCAGGGCAAAACCTCAAACCCTCGTCGATGGAGCTCGGTGGCAGTGATGCCTTTATCGTGCTTGATGACGCTGATCTCGACAACACTATTCCTTGGGCTGTTTGGGGCCGTATGTACAATCAGGGACAAACCTGCTGTGCTGCTAAACGCTTTATTGTGCTCGATTCGATTGCTGACAAATTCATCGAAAAGTTTCAAACCGCGCTTGAACTTCAGCAACCTGGCGATCCGATGGACGAAACAACGACCAAGGGACCGATGTCGCAAGAAGCCGCTCTGGTTAATATTTTGAAGCAGGTCGATGATGCTGTAGCCCATGGTGCTAAGGTGTTAATGGGCGGCAAGCGTATCGACTGCCCGGGCTCTTTCATGCAGACCACGATACTGACCAACATTGAGCCAGGCAACCCTGCTTATCGCACTGAGTTCTTCGGCCCAGTTGCGTTGATTTTTCGGGTCAAGGACGAAGCCGCGGCCATAGCGCTTGCTAACGATTCTGACTTCGGACTTGGTGGATCTGTGTTTACCGAAGATGCCGCTCGTGGCAAACGCGTCGCCAGTCAGATTGATACCGGTATGATGTTCATCAACAATATTGATTGGACAGATGCCGCGCTTCCGTTCGGCGGCGTCAAAGATTCCGGTTATGGCCGCGAACTCGGCGAAATGGGCATTCAGCAGTTCGTTAATAAGAAGCTGGTTCGCACCATTTCGATGGCTGCACCCGTTTAA
- a CDS encoding alkene reductase, with amino-acid sequence MLFETFSNRSLHLSNRMVMAPLTRSRATPEHTPNALMATYYGQRATAGLIITEGTSPSPNGLGYPRIPGLFDSTQMNAWKASTSAVHAKGGKIFLQLMHCGRVAHVDNLPTGAEILGPDAAICPGEMYTDTLGMQPHSTPRKMTEADIVHVINEYVTSAKLALEAGFDGVEIHGANGYLIEQFLNPLINLRTDGYGGSIEGRNRLALEIVRATVAAIGSDRVGIRLSPYGVFNGTGAFPDIETQYLALTKALSSQGLLYIHLVDHSSMGAPTVPADFKLKLRAGFDGLFILSGGLDHQSAEQALRDKHGDLVAFGRPFLANPDLVARMRQDATLNTPDEATFYVPGAKGYTDYPTLATSQER; translated from the coding sequence ATGCTTTTCGAAACGTTTTCTAACCGCTCGCTGCATCTATCCAATCGCATGGTAATGGCGCCGTTAACACGCAGTCGGGCTACGCCTGAGCACACGCCGAACGCGCTGATGGCAACGTACTACGGCCAACGTGCGACGGCTGGACTGATTATTACCGAGGGCACTTCGCCCAGCCCCAACGGACTGGGCTACCCACGCATCCCCGGTCTTTTCGATAGCACGCAGATGAATGCATGGAAGGCAAGCACATCAGCAGTACACGCCAAAGGCGGTAAAATCTTCTTACAGTTGATGCACTGCGGTCGAGTCGCGCATGTCGACAACTTGCCAACAGGTGCCGAAATACTCGGGCCAGATGCCGCGATATGCCCCGGCGAGATGTATACCGACACCCTAGGGATGCAGCCCCACAGTACGCCCCGTAAAATGACCGAGGCTGACATCGTCCATGTGATAAATGAGTATGTGACGTCAGCGAAGCTCGCGCTGGAGGCAGGTTTCGACGGTGTCGAAATACACGGCGCCAACGGCTACTTGATCGAGCAGTTTTTGAATCCGCTTATCAACCTGCGCACTGACGGTTACGGCGGCAGCATTGAAGGCCGCAACCGACTCGCGCTGGAGATTGTGCGTGCGACAGTGGCAGCCATCGGCAGCGATCGGGTTGGTATCCGGCTCTCTCCTTACGGTGTGTTCAATGGCACCGGCGCATTCCCCGACATAGAGACGCAGTACCTGGCATTGACTAAGGCACTTTCCTCACAGGGGCTTCTCTACATCCACTTGGTTGATCATTCATCCATGGGGGCACCAACGGTACCCGCCGACTTTAAGCTTAAGCTGCGCGCTGGTTTCGATGGTCTGTTCATTCTGTCTGGAGGGTTAGATCATCAAAGTGCTGAACAGGCGTTACGCGATAAACATGGCGATCTGGTCGCCTTTGGTCGACCGTTTTTGGCTAACCCTGATCTCGTCGCTCGGATGCGCCAAGATGCAACGCTCAACACGCCAGACGAAGCGACTTTTTACGTACCTGGCGCCAAGGGCTATACCGACTATCCAACTCTCGCGACTTCTCAAGAGCGTTAG
- a CDS encoding PRC-barrel domain-containing protein, whose protein sequence is MLYTLTDLQNLTVHASDGDIGQTKDFYFDDKHWVIRYLVVETGSWLLSKKILLSPISIKAFNQEHKTLTVTISREQVKNSPDIDSEKPVSRQHEVDHMEYYGYSHYWGNTGIWGREPSPNMMAPGYYSVAPKPDNLDNPEMSADVEAALSRDNDHHLRSSDAVTGYHLDAIDGELGHLQGMLIDIDTWAIRYLIINTSNWWLGHLVLIAPKWIKEVSWPTSKIYVDMTQQQVKDAPTYDSSVPFNIEHEQSLQTHYGRNDE, encoded by the coding sequence ATGTTATATACATTGACTGATTTACAAAATTTAACCGTTCACGCCTCTGATGGCGATATTGGACAGACCAAAGATTTTTATTTTGATGACAAACATTGGGTGATCCGATATTTGGTGGTAGAAACGGGTTCTTGGTTATTAAGCAAAAAAATATTGCTTTCACCCATATCAATTAAAGCGTTTAATCAGGAACATAAGACGCTTACTGTTACAATCTCAAGAGAGCAGGTAAAAAACAGCCCTGACATCGATAGCGAGAAACCAGTCTCTAGGCAGCATGAGGTCGATCATATGGAATATTATGGTTACTCACATTACTGGGGTAACACAGGTATTTGGGGAAGAGAGCCTAGTCCTAACATGATGGCTCCTGGCTATTATAGTGTCGCGCCAAAGCCAGACAATTTAGATAACCCAGAGATGTCCGCAGACGTTGAAGCTGCACTATCACGGGATAATGATCATCATCTACGTAGCAGTGATGCAGTGACGGGTTATCACCTTGATGCCATAGACGGTGAATTGGGTCACTTGCAAGGTATGTTGATAGATATCGACACTTGGGCTATTCGTTATTTGATTATCAACACCAGTAATTGGTGGTTGGGTCATCTGGTTTTGATTGCGCCCAAATGGATTAAAGAGGTGAGTTGGCCTACCTCTAAAATTTATGTTGATATGACACAGCAGCAAGTGAAAGATGCACCCACGTACGATTCCTCAGTGCCTTTCAATATTGAACATGAGCAAAGTCTGCAAACTCATTATGGCCGTAATGATGAATAA
- a CDS encoding Crp/Fnr family transcriptional regulator, with amino-acid sequence MIDPNENVLLKALPEATKQRLFPQLKIIKLPLGKVIYEVGQNLENVYFPIDSIVSLLNVLEDGASAEISVVGNEGVVGIAVFMGGESTINRAIVQSAGRAYKLSASVLFDEFNDNQILRELLLRYTQALMAQMAQTAICNRHHSIDQQLCRWLLLSLDRLASNNLTMTQELIANMLGVRREGVTEAAGKLQKLGVINYKRGQITVTNRQKLETLCCECYAVVKIETDRLETY; translated from the coding sequence ATGATTGACCCAAATGAGAACGTATTACTTAAAGCATTACCAGAAGCGACAAAACAGCGTTTATTTCCGCAATTAAAGATAATAAAACTGCCCTTAGGTAAAGTTATTTATGAAGTTGGTCAAAACCTTGAAAATGTCTATTTCCCCATTGACAGTATTGTCTCTTTACTGAACGTTCTCGAAGATGGGGCATCGGCAGAAATATCTGTTGTCGGCAATGAAGGTGTAGTGGGCATTGCCGTGTTTATGGGGGGAGAAAGCACTATAAATCGCGCCATAGTACAAAGCGCAGGCCGAGCCTATAAATTGTCTGCATCAGTATTGTTCGATGAATTTAATGACAATCAAATCCTTCGAGAACTGTTGTTACGTTACACTCAAGCACTGATGGCACAAATGGCGCAGACGGCAATATGTAACAGGCACCATTCTATCGACCAGCAACTTTGTCGTTGGCTGCTGCTATCACTTGATAGACTGGCTAGCAACAATCTCACAATGACCCAAGAGTTGATCGCCAACATGTTAGGCGTCAGACGAGAAGGCGTAACTGAAGCCGCCGGTAAACTGCAAAAACTTGGGGTAATCAACTATAAGCGCGGTCAAATTACCGTGACCAACAGACAAAAACTCGAAACGCTGTGCTGTGAATGTTATGCCGTGGTAAAAATTGAAACCGATAGACTAGAAACCTATTAA